The genomic region CCTGCGGGCGATCCCGGCAACCTCGCGGCTGCCGGTGCCGGCAACCCCGCGGGCAGTGCTGGCAACCCTGCGGGCGATGCCGGCGACGTGGCCGACGGGGTGCCTGCCCGCCGTGTGATCGGGCTCGCCGTGCCCGCGCTCGGGGTGCTGGCCGCCGAGCCGTTGTACGTCCTGGTCGACACCGCGGTCGTGGGGCACCTGGGCGCTCTGCCGCTGGCGGGGCTCGCGCTGGGCGGTGTGTTGCTGACGCAGGTGTCGACGCAGCTGACGTTCCTGTCGTACGGGACGACGGCGCGGACGGCGCGGTTGCACGGGGCCGGGCGGCGTGGGGAGGCCGTGGCCGAGGGGGTGCAGGCGACCTGGTTGGCGTTGGCCGCGGGTGTGTTGGTGGTGGTGCTGGGGCAGTTGTTCGCGCGGCCGTTGGCGGAGTTGCTCGCCGGGGGTGGGGCGGTGGCGGATGCGGCGGTCGACTGGGTGCGGATCGCGTTGTTCGGGGCGCCGTTCATCTTGGTGACCATGGCCGGCAACGGGTGGATGCGCGGGGTGCAGGACACGCGGCGGCCGTTGAAGTACATCTTGATCGGCAACGGGATCAGTGCCGTGCTGTGTCCGGCGCTGGTGTACGGGGCGGGGTGGGGGTTGGAGGGGTCGGCGGTCGCCAACGTTGTCGCGCAGGTGTTGTCGGCCGGGTTGTTCTTCAAAGCGCTCGTTGCGGAGCGGGTGCCGTTGAGGCCGCATTGGGCGGCTATGCGCGCGCAGCTCGGCATGGGGCGTGATCTGGTGTTGCGGAGTTTGGCGTTCCAGGCTTGTTTCATCAGCGCGGCGTCTGTGGCGGCGAGAACGTCTGTTGCGGCTTTGGGGGCGCATCAGGTCGTGTTGCAGTTGTGGACGTTCTTGGCGCTTGTGCTGGACTCGCTGGCGATTGCGGCGCAGTCGTTGGTGGGGGCGGCGTTGGGGGCGTCGAGGCGGCGGCAGGCTGAGCGGCTGGCTTGGCAGGTGACGCGGTACGGGTTGGTGTTCGGGGTTGGGCTCGGCTTGGTGTTCGCGGCGCTGGTGGTGGTCCTGCCCAGGGCGTTCACGTCGGACGCCGGGGTGCTTGCGGAGATTCCGAACGCGTGGTGGTTCTTCGTTGCGCTGCAACCGATCGCGGGTGTGGTGTTCGCGCTCGACGGGGTGTTGCTGGGCGCGGGGGACGTGAAGTTCATGCGGACGGCGACGCTCGGGTCGGCGGTGGTCGGGTTCTTGCCGCTCGTGTGGGCGTCGTACGCGTTCGAGTGGGGGCTGGCCGGGATCTGGACGGGGTTGTCTGCGTTCATGGTGCTGCGGTTGTTCGCGGTGGTGTGGCGGACCAGGTCGGGGGAGTGGGCCGTCGAGGGCGCCGTGCGGTGACGGCGCACACGGCTTGATCACCCGCACGGGCGCTGTGGCGGACTTCACGGCATGAAATCGTTGCCAAGAAGGTTGTTTAGGCGATGTAACTAATGTCTGCCCATCTCCGACCTGGGGAGTGTCGCCTTGCCGGTCGTCCGCCAAGATCGAGGTGGTCCTGCCACCCGTGCCGCGTGGCTGATCTGGACCACCGCCGTTCTCGTCTACTTCGCCGCCGTCTTCCACCGCACCACGCTCGGCGTGGCGGGGCTGGAGGCGAGTGAGCGGTTCGGGCTCGGGCCCGCGCAGCTCGGTGTGTTCACCGTGTTGCAGGTGGGGGTGTACGCCCTCATGCAGATTCCCACCGGTCTGCTCGTGGACCGCTACGGGCCGAGGAAGGTCCTCACCGCCGCCGCGCTGCTCATGGGCACGGGGCAGCTCCTCTTCGCGATAGCCGAGTCGTACCCCCTTGGGCTTGCTGCGCGCGCGGTGCTCGGCATGGGTGACGCGATGACGTTCATCAGCGTGATCCGGCTCGTCGCCACGCACTTCCCGCCGAAGCAGTACTCGTTGGTCGTCGCGGTCACGGCCGCGCTCGGGGGCGTGGGGAACCTCGTGGCGACGG from Lentzea guizhouensis harbors:
- a CDS encoding MATE family efflux transporter — protein: MADGVPARRVIGLAVPALGVLAAEPLYVLVDTAVVGHLGALPLAGLALGGVLLTQVSTQLTFLSYGTTARTARLHGAGRRGEAVAEGVQATWLALAAGVLVVVLGQLFARPLAELLAGGGAVADAAVDWVRIALFGAPFILVTMAGNGWMRGVQDTRRPLKYILIGNGISAVLCPALVYGAGWGLEGSAVANVVAQVLSAGLFFKALVAERVPLRPHWAAMRAQLGMGRDLVLRSLAFQACFISAASVAARTSVAALGAHQVVLQLWTFLALVLDSLAIAAQSLVGAALGASRRRQAERLAWQVTRYGLVFGVGLGLVFAALVVVLPRAFTSDAGVLAEIPNAWWFFVALQPIAGVVFALDGVLLGAGDVKFMRTATLGSAVVGFLPLVWASYAFEWGLAGIWTGLSAFMVLRLFAVVWRTRSGEWAVEGAVR